In Erigeron canadensis isolate Cc75 chromosome 6, C_canadensis_v1, whole genome shotgun sequence, the following are encoded in one genomic region:
- the LOC122604261 gene encoding putative ubiquitin-conjugating enzyme E2 38, with protein sequence MEEEVPAAAAGSSQKVDRGDQVSKYRFNFDAVRKYRDFQKFDIVEDYSDHYYAKSISTPSGKWAKKIEKEWRILEKGLPDTIYVRVYESRMDLLRAVIKGAEGTPYHDGLFFFDVCFPNTYPRDPPKVHYHSGGLSINPNLYSNGYVCLSLLNTWYGSKNEKWTPGVSTMLQVLVSIQGLVLNAKPYLNEPLLAWTNVVPLFGGYRSKLYNEEILMYSLKTMVYTMNKPPKHFEDLVVGHFRIHAHDILKTFKSYYMEGIGSVRCGVDNGKKTSSRWFKKNAKSYMDTVIRAFEHIGVENVDEYIVPPAEKSLFEKIMTFLCLDN encoded by the exons ATGGAGGAGGAGGTTCCTGCAGCAGCAGCCGGTTCAAGTCAAAAGGTAGACAGAGGTGATCAAGTGAGCAAGTACCGGTTCAACTTTGATGCCGTGCGCAAGTATCGGGACTTCCAGAAGTTTGACATTGTTGAGGATTACTCAGATCATTATTAtgcaaaatcaatatcaaca CCATCAGGAAAGTGGGCTAAAAAGATCGAAAAAGAATGGAGGATTCTTGAAAAGGGCCTGCCTG ATACGATATATGTAAGGGTTTATGAATCGCGGATGGATCTTTTAAGGGCCGTGATTAAGGGAGCAGAAGGGACACCGTATCATGATGGACTTTTTTTCTTTGATGTGTGTTTCCCTAACACCTATCCTAGAGACCCGCCC AAAGTGCATTATCACTCCGGTGGCCTAAGCATTAATCCGAATCTCTATTCAAATGGCTATGTTTGCTTGAGCCTTCTAAACACGTGGTATGGTAGCAAGAATGAAAAATGGACACCTGGTGTTTCGACTATGCTCCAAGTCTTGGTCTCTATACAGGGTCTGGTTTTGAATGCAAAGCCCTACTTAAATGAACCTTTACTTGCATGGACTAATGTTGTCCCTCTTTTTGGAGGATATAGATCCAAGTTATACAATGAGGAGATTCTGATGTACTCTCTCAAAACTATGGTCTACACCATGAACAAACCACCCAAG CATTTTGAGGATCTGGTGGTTGGACATTTTCGCATCCACGCACATGATATTTTGAAAACATTTAAGTCTTATTATATGGAAGGCATTGGATCAGTCAGGTGCGGTGTTGACAATGGAAAGAAGACGAGTTCGAGATGGTTCAagaagaacgcaaaatcataCATGGACACAGTTATACGTGCCTTCGAACATATAGGAGTCGAGAATGTGGACGAATACATTGTGCCTCCAGCGGAGAAGTCTCTATTTGAGAAGATAATGACCTTTTTATGTCttgataattaa